The proteins below are encoded in one region of Leptotrichia sp. oral taxon 218:
- the nadC gene encoding carboxylating nicotinate-nucleotide diphosphorylase codes for MSLRKIDKFQMDDSIKLALKEDITSEDVSTNAIYKDDRLAEISLYSKGEGILAGLDVFKRVFELNGSPVFTEYKKDGDEVFKKDLILKIRDDVKALLSSERVALNYLQRMSGIATYTKKMIEALDDKNIYLLDTRKTVPNMRIFEKYAVVAGGGHNHRYNLSDAIMLKDNHIDAAGSITKAIKLAREYSPFIKKIEIEVENLEGVEEAVRAGADIIMLDNMDIETIKKAIKIIRKKAVIECSGNIDINNINRFKGLEIDYVSSGAITHSAKILDLSLKNLRYIE; via the coding sequence ATGAGTTTGAGAAAAATAGATAAATTTCAAATGGATGATTCAATCAAATTAGCATTAAAAGAGGATATTACTTCAGAAGATGTAAGTACAAATGCAATTTATAAGGATGATAGATTGGCAGAAATTTCTTTATATTCCAAGGGAGAAGGAATTTTGGCAGGACTTGATGTATTTAAAAGAGTTTTTGAGTTAAATGGTTCTCCTGTTTTTACTGAGTATAAAAAAGATGGGGATGAAGTTTTTAAAAAAGATCTGATACTAAAGATAAGAGATGATGTAAAAGCATTGCTATCTTCTGAAAGAGTAGCTTTAAATTATTTGCAAAGAATGAGTGGAATTGCAACTTATACAAAAAAAATGATAGAAGCGCTAGACGATAAAAATATATATTTACTAGATACAAGAAAAACTGTTCCGAATATGAGAATATTTGAAAAGTACGCAGTTGTAGCTGGTGGAGGGCATAACCATAGATATAATCTTTCTGATGCGATAATGTTAAAAGACAATCATATAGATGCCGCTGGTTCAATAACAAAAGCTATAAAACTTGCTAGGGAATATTCTCCTTTTATTAAAAAAATTGAAATAGAAGTTGAAAATTTAGAAGGGGTGGAAGAGGCAGTTAGAGCTGGGGCAGATATAATTATGCTTGACAATATGGATATAGAAACTATTAAAAAGGCTATAAAAATTATACGAAAGAAAGCTGTAATAGAATGTTCTGGAAATATAGACATTAATAATATAAATCGCTTTAAAGGATTGGAGATTGATTATGTTTCAAGTGGGGCTATAACACATTCAGCTAAAATTTTAGATTTAAGTCTAAAAAATTTGAGGTATATAGAATAA
- a CDS encoding MazG nucleotide pyrophosphohydrolase domain-containing protein has product MKNNIEDMTLKEVQYLIKRIEKGTLDESRDKEESQKKKENGQRLVLKLIEEFGELAENIRKNTRFDGQNIKGTIEEEVFDVFYYIVAIANYYEIDFEKIFY; this is encoded by the coding sequence ATGAAAAATAATATTGAAGATATGACACTTAAAGAAGTCCAGTATCTGATTAAAAGAATAGAAAAAGGGACTTTAGATGAAAGCAGAGATAAGGAAGAATCGCAGAAAAAAAAAGAAAATGGACAAAGATTAGTTTTAAAATTAATTGAGGAATTTGGGGAACTGGCTGAAAATATTAGAAAAAATACGAGGTTTGATGGACAAAATATAAAGGGGACGATTGAGGAGGAAGTATTTGATGTATTTTATTATATTGTTGCGATTGCGAATTATTATGAAATTGATTTTGAAAAAATCTTTTATTAA
- a CDS encoding MarR family transcriptional regulator yields the protein MHENFSKHIGKLVCRYGAKPCNKETELLGTLKAGITTT from the coding sequence TTGCACGAAAATTTTAGTAAGCATATAGGGAAACTTGTATGTAGATACGGAGCAAAACCGTGCAACAAAGAAACTGAACTGCTGGGAACTCTTAAAGCTGGTATAACCACAACATAA
- a CDS encoding RNA-guided endonuclease TnpB family protein, with product MYLTLKQQVKHLSKKEFRNLKYLSHIAKNLTNEAIYNIRQYYFNKKKYLSYNENYKILKNSENYKKLNSNMAQQILKEVDGSFKSFFGLLKLARNGQYNFKDIKLPKYLAKDGFTTLVIGFVRLKDDMLIVPYSNSFKKTHQEVKIKLPPVLKDKKIKEIRIIPKQHSRYFEIQYTYEVKEVQRELTKENALGIDLGINNLCTCVTNTGASFIIDGRKLKSINQYYNKINAKLQSIKDKQKIKRTTLRQKRIARRRNNRIEDYLSKAARIIVNYCLNNDIGKIILGYNEDFQRKSNIGSINNQNFVNIPYGKLRDKLIYLCKLYGIEFKLQEESYTSKASFFDGDEIPIYDKENQKEYIFSGKRIKRGLYQTSKGYQLNADCNGALNILRKSKVVDLNILYNRGELDTPKRIRVV from the coding sequence ATGTATTTAACTTTAAAACAACAGGTAAAACATCTTAGTAAAAAAGAGTTTAGGAATTTAAAATATTTATCTCATATAGCCAAGAACTTAACTAATGAAGCTATATATAATATTAGACAATACTATTTTAATAAGAAAAAGTATTTAAGTTATAATGAAAACTATAAAATACTTAAAAATAGTGAAAATTACAAGAAATTAAATTCTAATATGGCTCAGCAAATTCTAAAAGAAGTAGACGGAAGTTTTAAATCATTTTTTGGACTTTTAAAACTTGCTAGGAATGGTCAATATAATTTTAAAGATATAAAATTACCTAAATATCTTGCTAAAGATGGTTTTACAACTCTTGTTATAGGTTTTGTTAGATTAAAAGATGATATGCTGATAGTTCCTTATTCAAATTCGTTTAAGAAAACTCATCAGGAAGTTAAAATTAAGCTGCCACCAGTATTAAAAGACAAGAAGATAAAAGAGATTAGAATAATACCAAAACAACATTCCAGGTACTTTGAAATTCAATATACTTACGAAGTAAAAGAAGTTCAAAGGGAATTAACTAAAGAAAATGCACTAGGAATTGATTTAGGTATAAATAATCTTTGTACTTGTGTTACAAATACTGGAGCATCATTCATAATAGATGGTAGAAAATTAAAATCAATTAATCAATACTATAATAAGATAAATGCAAAATTGCAAAGCATTAAAGATAAGCAAAAGATTAAGCGGACAACATTAAGGCAAAAGAGAATAGCTAGAAGAAGAAATAATCGTATAGAAGATTATCTTTCAAAAGCAGCAAGAATAATTGTAAATTATTGTCTTAATAATGATATAGGAAAAATAATTTTAGGATATAATGAAGATTTTCAAAGAAAATCAAATATTGGAAGTATAAATAATCAAAACTTTGTAAATATACCATATGGAAAATTAAGAGATAAATTAATATATCTATGTAAACTATATGGAATAGAATTTAAACTGCAAGAAGAGAGTTATACATCGAAAGCAAGTTTCTTTGATGGAGATGAGATTCCAATATATGATAAAGAAAATCAAAAAGAATATATATTCAGTGGAAAAAGGATAAAAAGAGGACTATATCAAACAAGTAAAGGCTATCAATTAAATGCAGATTGTAATGGAGCATTAAATATATTAAGAAAAAGTAAAGTTGTGGATTTAAATATCCTATACAATAGAGGTGAGCTGGACACGCCTAAAAGAATAAGGGTAGTGTAA
- a CDS encoding SPOR domain-containing protein produces the protein MSYRLNPYKILRSVVILAVIICLGVLAFNFKKSKESATNEIKKDVKVRGKNFFKSKDYKNNLTLPKENIQENNKNVINDIKTNDNKTKNVDLQDIKKDDANKKIEDEKKNQEKAKEQQKNNQQEIEKQKQKAKEEAARIEKEKAQKAKAVAEQKAKAEAAKGPKKYIQVASVKTEAGARSITKKLGGNFYYKKTVVNGKKAYVVMSNMTNDQAKLNSMQKTVKSKYGSDYMIRGGGK, from the coding sequence ATGAGTTATCGATTAAATCCATATAAAATTTTGAGAAGTGTGGTAATTTTAGCAGTTATTATTTGTCTAGGAGTTCTTGCTTTTAATTTTAAAAAATCTAAAGAATCTGCGACAAATGAAATAAAAAAAGATGTTAAAGTCAGAGGAAAAAATTTTTTCAAATCAAAAGATTATAAAAATAATTTGACTTTGCCAAAAGAAAATATTCAAGAAAATAATAAAAATGTCATAAACGATATAAAAACTAATGACAACAAGACAAAAAATGTAGATTTGCAAGATATAAAAAAAGATGACGCCAATAAAAAAATTGAAGATGAAAAAAAGAACCAAGAAAAGGCTAAAGAGCAGCAAAAAAATAATCAGCAGGAAATAGAAAAACAAAAGCAAAAGGCGAAGGAAGAAGCGGCAAGAATTGAAAAGGAAAAAGCTCAAAAAGCAAAAGCCGTGGCAGAACAGAAAGCAAAAGCTGAAGCTGCAAAAGGTCCTAAAAAATATATTCAAGTGGCATCTGTAAAAACAGAAGCTGGAGCTAGAAGCATAACTAAAAAATTAGGTGGAAATTTTTATTATAAAAAAACTGTCGTAAATGGGAAAAAAGCATATGTTGTAATGTCAAACATGACAAATGACCAAGCAAAATTAAATTCTATGCAAAAAACTGTTAAATCTAAATACGGCAGCGACTATATGATAAGAGGCGGAGGAAAATAA
- a CDS encoding bifunctional oligoribonuclease/PAP phosphatase NrnA: MKKNFRGNITPEEIVEKIKNSKNIVLTAHINPDGDALGSLLAFYFMIKKFDDKKNIQIVVDDKLPKYMRHFEDTKFILSYENFLQKNDLKNKKNDLFISLDCANEERYQKSVEIKKQSENSINIDHHISNTEHAEFNYIEDICSTCELLYQFLEIFGIELDKRIAKYLYLGIINDTGNFRHDNVTEHTFFVCSKLIGAGANNHKIANIIFAVSEKKIDFFGEVYKNKKIDHNYGFAYYYLTQEKMKELGIEKDDTDGIAEMLLKIEGMEISLFAREEIDGSIKGSFRANDKYNVNELAQNFGGGGHIKAAGFRTELTFDKIIEKVYEKFKFFEK; this comes from the coding sequence ATGAAAAAAAACTTTAGAGGAAATATTACACCAGAAGAAATTGTTGAAAAAATTAAAAATTCAAAAAATATTGTGCTGACAGCTCACATAAATCCTGACGGAGATGCGCTTGGTTCACTTTTAGCATTTTATTTTATGATAAAAAAATTTGACGATAAAAAAAATATTCAAATTGTGGTAGATGACAAATTGCCAAAATATATGCGCCATTTTGAAGATACAAAATTTATTTTAAGTTATGAGAATTTTTTACAAAAAAATGACTTAAAAAATAAAAAAAATGATCTTTTCATAAGTTTGGACTGTGCAAATGAAGAGCGCTATCAAAAATCTGTGGAAATAAAAAAACAAAGTGAAAATTCAATAAATATTGACCATCACATAAGTAACACAGAACATGCCGAATTCAACTACATAGAAGATATTTGCAGCACTTGTGAACTTTTATATCAGTTTTTGGAAATATTTGGCATTGAATTAGATAAAAGAATTGCAAAATATTTGTATCTTGGAATAATCAATGATACAGGAAATTTTAGGCATGACAATGTCACAGAGCACACATTTTTTGTCTGTTCTAAATTAATTGGTGCGGGAGCAAATAATCATAAAATTGCCAACATAATTTTTGCCGTCAGCGAGAAAAAAATAGACTTTTTCGGAGAAGTTTATAAAAATAAAAAAATTGATCATAACTACGGCTTTGCATATTATTATTTGACGCAGGAAAAGATGAAAGAGCTGGGAATTGAAAAAGACGACACCGATGGAATTGCTGAAATGCTTTTAAAAATTGAAGGTATGGAAATTTCGCTTTTTGCAAGAGAAGAAATTGACGGTTCGATAAAAGGAAGTTTTCGTGCAAATGATAAATACAATGTAAATGAATTGGCACAAAACTTTGGCGGTGGAGGTCATATAAAAGCTGCAGGATTTAGAACTGAGCTGACTTTTGATAAAATTATTGAAAAAGTGTATGAAAAATTTAAATTTTTTGAAAAATAA
- a CDS encoding DUF441 domain-containing protein, whose amino-acid sequence MESYIFLILILLVGTIKFNKSIVYATVFVIILKILFDISKFYNFKFLDIEKFITQFRKNGINWGVLVITIAILIPIATGEVRFYHLFNAFKSPIGWITIFSGILVSLLSAKGLSLLSNQPEITVTLIAGTIIGVVFLRGIAAGPVIASGITFCILKIVSLFLK is encoded by the coding sequence TTGGAAAGTTATATATTTTTAATCTTAATTTTATTAGTTGGAACTATAAAATTTAATAAATCTATTGTATATGCAACTGTTTTTGTAATAATTCTAAAAATTTTATTCGATATTTCAAAATTTTATAATTTTAAATTTTTGGATATTGAAAAATTTATTACACAATTTAGAAAAAATGGAATAAACTGGGGAGTCTTGGTCATTACAATTGCGATTTTAATTCCGATTGCCACAGGAGAAGTTAGATTTTATCACTTATTTAACGCCTTTAAATCTCCAATTGGATGGATTACAATTTTTAGTGGAATTCTAGTGTCACTTTTATCTGCAAAAGGTTTGTCTCTCTTGTCAAATCAGCCAGAAATTACAGTTACTTTAATTGCAGGAACAATAATCGGAGTTGTATTTTTGCGAGGAATTGCGGCAGGACCTGTTATTGCGAGTGGAATTACATTTTGTATTTTAAAAATTGTGTCGCTATTTCTTAAATAA
- a CDS encoding lysozyme inhibitor LprI family protein, whose amino-acid sequence MKKLAIFLILLIAAFSCSKENRENKVERVSKVDSGNFTEVQTSKNQNNDENKSQSKKISYEKERQDEDKTQRDNLDKKSSGNYAKELESKMEKLEEEMQSKLDSGVTSEMVNANNELYEAWDKELNKVYKLLMERLPSDRKEKLKNAQRAWIKSKEEKANEAAKEANGGTLAGVLHSGTAASLTKDRAIELAKMYDNLK is encoded by the coding sequence ATGAAAAAATTAGCAATTTTTCTAATTTTATTAATTGCAGCTTTTAGTTGTTCTAAGGAAAATAGAGAAAATAAAGTTGAAAGAGTTTCAAAGGTGGATTCAGGGAATTTTACTGAGGTTCAAACTTCGAAAAATCAGAATAATGATGAGAATAAATCTCAAAGTAAAAAAATTTCTTACGAAAAAGAAAGACAAGACGAGGATAAAACACAAAGAGATAATTTGGATAAAAAATCAAGTGGAAATTATGCAAAAGAATTAGAAAGTAAAATGGAAAAATTGGAAGAAGAAATGCAAAGTAAATTGGATTCGGGTGTGACTTCTGAAATGGTAAATGCAAATAATGAACTTTATGAAGCTTGGGACAAAGAATTGAACAAAGTGTATAAACTTCTTATGGAGAGATTGCCGAGTGATAGAAAAGAAAAATTAAAAAATGCACAGAGAGCTTGGATAAAAAGTAAGGAAGAAAAAGCAAATGAAGCTGCAAAAGAAGCCAATGGAGGAACTTTGGCGGGTGTACTGCATTCAGGTACAGCAGCTAGCTTGACAAAGGATAGAGCAATTGAACTTGCAAAAATGTACGATAATTTAAAATAG